The following coding sequences lie in one Glycine soja cultivar W05 chromosome 16, ASM419377v2, whole genome shotgun sequence genomic window:
- the LOC114389949 gene encoding CBL-interacting serine/threonine-protein kinase 14-like codes for MVLKAVSKPTLEKNGYAVHVECKVAIMRQLRHPHTISLYEVLATRTKIYFVMEFAVRGELFHVVAVEAVYHHQKYFWQLLSSMRHCPSHGVYHRDLKLDNIHFDQDMNLNVSDFGLSALRSRIQHDGMLHNLCGTPAYVAPEILARKGYDGAIMDVWSCDIVLFVLNAGYLPFNDYNVTILYRKIKNLVTRLLDTNPETRIVMNKNYYMLC; via the coding sequence ATGGTGTTGAAGGCCGTCAGCAAGCCTACGCTAGAGAAAAACGGTTACGCGGTGCACGTGGAGTGCAAGGTCGCTATCATGCGCCAACTACGCCACCCGCACACAATAAGCCTCTACGAGGTCCTCGCCACGAGGACCAAAATCTACTTCGTGATGGAGTTCGCCGTGCGCGGCGAACTCTTTCACGTGGTTGCCGTGGAGGCCGTATACCATCATCAGAAGTACTTCTGGCAACTCCTCTCTTCCATGAGACACTGTCCCTCACACGGCGTATACCATCGCGATTTAAAGCTCGACAACATTCATTTCGACCAAGACATGAACCTCAATGTCTCCGACTTCGGATTGAGCGCGTTGAGGAGCCGGATCCAACACGACGGCATGTTACACAATTTGTGTGGGACCCCTGCATACGTGGCGCCCGAGATTCTCGCGAGGAAGGGGTACGACGGTGCCATCATGGACGTGTGGTCGTGCGACATCGTTTTGTTCGTGCTCAACGCTGGGTACTTACCCTTCAATGATTACAATGTTACGATTTTATATAGGAAGATCAAGAATCTAGTGACGAGGTTGTTAGACACGAATCCCGAGACAAGGATTGTTATGAACAAAAACTATTATATGTTATGCTAA